In the Podospora pseudocomata strain CBS 415.72m chromosome 5, whole genome shotgun sequence genome, one interval contains:
- a CDS encoding hypothetical protein (COG:D; COG:Z; EggNog:ENOG503P0DS): MYRTALRRTARTAKPSQWVRHSSTGGEAQPRRSIIPLVAGAVLVGAGAGGFWAYQNYSQLSKQQEQARSPKQAEKAEILREKPRKKAKSREESNELISPQHVQVKHSHDHPGVYAWGSNVGKVAAPDSKESNIKTPRRISFFDGQILRDLKLERDFGVAVNEKGDLVQWGVGYNRDAPGPEVTLRGKDVTKIAVSRDRVIALSSNGQVYSIPVAKADQAFAENTPNSHSSWSIWSGTPSLTQHYRTLKPANLGWNEQVVDVKSGLEHCLMLTSRGRVFSAASSTEDFPSRGQLGVPGLTWQNRPAGPYDQPHEVGGLRGFKVREIATGDYHSLALDNEGRVFSFGDNTVGQLGFKTDLTATHIDTPSLLPVNQLYAGTNLKPKVTSIAAGGLSSFFTVDATKVQSESGSEVMPASELGRVVAETWACGSGIHGELGAGKWLHVSVAPSKVKALSDLYEYDEATNTVHPIRLKKIAVGSTHVCAVMDNVHDSKGNSKGGPQFGNDVLFWGGNESYQLGTGKRNNTNVPIYIGALDGDSVGAGKMDGELGRNRLQIAPRARVNLLTDKGGKAGKGRQVDVEQRVECGRCVSAIYSAV; the protein is encoded by the coding sequence ATGTATCGCACAGCTCTACGACGAACTGCCAGGACAGCAAAGCCTTCGCAATGGGTACGGCATTCAAGTACCGGGGGGGAAGCTCAGCCTCGCCGTTCCATCATCCCTCTCGTCGCTGGAGCTGTCCTTGTGGgagctggcgctggtggttTCTGGGCTTACCAAAACTACTCCCAACTATCCAAGCAACAAGAACAGGCTCGAAGCCCTAAACAGGCAGAAAAGGCCGAGATTCTCCGTGAGAAACCACGGAAGAAGGCAAAGTCTAGGGAGGAGAGCAATGAACTGATCAGCCCTCAACATGTCCAAGTCAAGCACAGTCATGACCACCCCGGCGTCTATGCTTGGGGTTCCAATGTGGGCAAGGTTGCTGCTCCTGACTCCAAGGAATCCAACATCAAGACACCACGGAGGATTTCCTTCTTTGACGGCCAGATTCTCAGGGATTTGAAGCTGGAACGAGACTTTGGCGTGGCAGTCAACGAAAAGGGTGACCTAGTTCAGTGGGGTGTCGGCTACAACAGAGATGCCCCCGGCCCGGAAGTTACCCTCAGGGGCAAAGATGTCACCAAGATCGCCGTCTCCCGGGACCGTGTCATTGCCCTCTCGTCCAACGGGCAAGTCTACTCCATTCCTGTTGCCAAAGCTGACCAGGCCTTTGCCGAAAACACACCAAACTCTCATTCTTCCTGGTCCATTTGGTCCGGCACCCCCAGCCTCACCCAGCACTACAGGACCCTCAAGCCTGCCAACTTGGGTTGGAACGAACAAGTGGTCGATGTCAAGTCCGGCCTTGAACACTGTCTGATGCTCACCTCCAGAGGTCGCGTCTTCTCGGCCGCCTCTAGCACAGAGGACTTTCCTTCCCGAGGTCAGCTCGGTGTTCCTGGGCTGACGTGGCAAAACCGCCCAGCTGGTCCATATGACCAGCCTCACGAGGTCGGCGGACTGCGCGGTTTCAAGGTCAGGGAGATCGCCACGGGTGACTACCactcccttgcccttgacaaCGAAGGGAGGGTCTTTTCCTTTGGTGATAACACCGTTGGCCAGCTTGGCTTCAAGACCGATCTCACAGCTACCCATATTGACACCCCCTCTCTGTTGCCCGTCAACCAGCTCTACGCCGGCACCAACCTCAAGCCCAAGGTTACCTCCATCGCCGCTGGCGGTCTCAGCAGCTTCTTCACCGTTGACGCCACCAAGGTTCAATCAGAGTCTGGGTCGGAGGTCATGCCCGCCTCTGAGCTCGGCAGAGTCGTGGCCGAGACGTGGGCTTGTGGTTCCGGTATCCACGGCGAACTCGGCGCAGGCAAATGGCTTCACGTCTCTGTTGCTCCCTCCAAGGTCAAGGCTCTTTCCGATCTCTATGAATACGACGAGGCAACCAATACTGTTCATCCTATTCGTCTCAAAAAGATCGCCGTAGGAAGCACCCATGTCTGTGCTGTCATGGACAATGTGCATGATTCCAAGGGGAACTCTAAGGGGGGTCCACAGTTTGGGAACGATGTCTTGTTCTGGGGAGGGAACGAGAGCTATCAGTTGGGCACGGGCAAGAGAAATAACACGAACGTGCCGATTTATATTGGGGCGTTGGATGGGGATAGTGTTGGGGCTGggaagatggatggggagctggggaggaATAGGCTCCAAATTgcgccgagggcgagggtgaatcTGTTGACTGATAAGGGGGGGAaggctgggaaggggaggcaaGTGGATGTGGAGCAGAGGGTAGAGTGTGGGAGGTGCGTAAGCGCTATCTACTCTGCCGTGTAA
- the BGL4_1 gene encoding beta-glucosidase (CAZy:GH3; COG:G; EggNog:ENOG503NVBN), with the protein MRLQTSAGLLPLISLTTALTETPFLGFPSPWISPDPSDAEWQAAYEKAVAFVSQLTLTEKVNLTTGTGWEGDRCIGKTGSVPRLGFEGFCLMDGPLGVRYVDKASAFPAGMNAAATFSKRLIRARGEAMGEEFRGKGVDVQLGPVAGALGRTPQGGRNWEGFSPDPYLTGVAIAETIRGIQSRGVIACAKHYILNEQEHFRGSVDVRIGDKTMHELYLWPFADAVRAGVGSVMCSYNRVNGTYACENKWVQNYLLKSELGFRGFVMSDWGAQHSTLGSALSGLDMAMPGDMMGPPSASSPPYGSHWGGALTQAVLKGEVPQWRLDDMVTRIMTSFFRVHVGSYTSRPEPNFSAWTQNTTGPQYKYSNRPWTTVNSHVDVQANHSALIRELAAKSTVILKNTGILPLSKSSLTSLAVIGNDAHDNPNGPNSCPERACINGTVAMGYGSGTTDFPYLISPATALLGLSQEHNITFFNTTSNWDLPTAQSTASNASVAIVFATATSGENFVSIDGNAGDRNNLTLWDNGDALIRAVAAVNPNTIVVLHTSGPVVIDHADKHPNISAILWAGFPGQESGNGLADVLFGDVHPQGRSPFTWGKDLESYGVELLTVAPDPRSPRQEFPEGVFVDYRWFLSEGKGERGRVTYGFGHGVGYTEFEYGDLVVERVGERGGYEVNKGRTIPAPVMGEVVDIGDLEGWTEPEGFEGWRIPRYVYPWVNATVYNSENGTARSPGIGDFPPEARDGGVQEELPAGGKEGGNEGLYEVLFEVKVDVKNAGTREGVEVVQLYLSPNNPLAPSLLLRGFDDVLLAPNATKTVTFSLTRRDISEWNTEAQNWEILTEYQQTVFVGSSSMDLRLNRTLPL; encoded by the exons ATGCGGCTTCAAACCTCTGCAGGCTTGCTGCCCTTGATATCCCTAACCACAGCCTTGACAGAGACCCCCTTTCTCGGCTTCCCCTCCCCGTGGATCTCGCCCGACCCATCCGATGCCGAATGGCAAGCCGCGTACGAAAAAGCTGTGGCCTTTGTTTCTCAGCTCACCCTCACCGAAAAAGTCAACTTGACAACCGGCACGGGCTGGGAAGGCGACAGATGTATCGGCAAGACCGGCTCGGTCCCAAGattggggtttgaggggtttTGTCTGATGGATGGGCCGTTGGGTGTGAGATATG TCGACAAAGCCTCAGCCTTTCCCGCGGGCATGAATGCCGCAGCAACCTTCAGCAAACGCCTCATTCGTGCCCGGGGCGAAGCGATGGGTGAAGAGTTCCGCGGCAAGGGCGTTGATGTCCAGCTTGGTCCTGTTGCCGGAGCCCTAGGCAGAACACCGCAGGGAGGGAGAAACTGGGAGGGTTTCTCTCCTGATCCGTACCTTACTGGAGTGGCGATTGCGGAAACGATCAGGGGGATCCAGAGTAGGGGTGTGATTGCCTGTGCTAAGCATTACATTCTTAATGAGCAGGAGCATTTCCGCGGGAGTGTGGATGTGAGGATTGGCGATAAGACGATGCATGAGTTGTACCTGTGGCCGTTTGCGGATGCGGTGAGGGCTGGGGTGGGGAGTGTGATGTGTAGTTATAACAGGGTCAACGGGACGTATGCGTGTGAGAATAAGTGGGTGCAGAATTACTTGTTGAAGAGTGAGCTGGGGTTTAGGGGGTTTG TGATGTCCGACTGGGGAGCACAACACAGCACCCTTGGCTCGGCCCTCTCGGGGCTCGATATGGCAATGCCAGGCGACATGATGGGTCCCCCTTCcgcctcatcacccccctaCGGCTCGCACTGGGGCGGCGCGCTCACCCAAGCCGTCCTCAAAGGCGAGGTTCCCCAGTGGCGCCTCGATGACATGGTCACCCGGATCATGACCTCCTTTTTCCGCGTCCACGTCGGGAGCTACACCTCCCGCCCAGAACCCAACTTCTCCGCCTGGACCCAAAACACCACTGGCCCCCAATACAAGTACTCCAACCGTCCCTGGACCACCGTCAACTCCCACGTCGATGTCCAAGCCAACCACTCGGCTCTCATCCGTGAACTAGCCGCCAAATCCACCGTCATCCTCAAGAACACCggcatcctccccctttccaaatCCTCCCTGACCAGCCTAGCAGTAATAGGCAACGACGCCCACGACAACCCCAACGGACCCAACTCCTGCCCTGAGCGAGCCTGCATCAACGGGACGGTAGCAATGGGATACGGCTCTGGCACGACCGACTTCCCCTATCTGATCTCACCCGCCACGGCCCTGTTGGGCCTCTCCCAGGAGCACAACATAACCTttttcaacaccacctccaactgGGACCTCCCCACCGCTCaatccaccgcctccaacgcTTCCGTCGCCATCGTCTTTGCAACCGCCACCTCGGGGGAGAATTTTGTGTCCATCGATGGGAATGCTGGCGATAGGAACAATCTCACGTTGTGGGACAACGGTGACGCTTTGATCCGCGCCGTGGCGGCTGTCAACCCTAACACCATCGTTGTGTTGCACACCTCGGGCCCTGTCGTCATTGATCACGCGGATAAACACCCGAATATTTCAGCTATCCTCTGGGCCGGGTTTCCCGGTCAGGAATCTGGGAACGGGCTGGCGGATGTTTTGTTTGGTGATGTCCACCCACAAGGCCGCAGCCCGTTTACCTGGGGTAAGGACTTGGAGTCGTACGGGGTTGAGTTGTTGACGGTGGCGCCTGATCCGAGGAGTCCGAGGCAGGAGTTTCCGGAGGGGGTGTTTGTTGACTATAGGTGGTTTTTGAgcgaggggaaaggggagagggggagggttacGTATGGGTTTGGGCACGGGGTTGGGTACACGGAGTTTGAGTATGGGGatttggttgttgagagggttggtgagaggggggggtaCGAGGTGAATAAGGGGAGGACGATACCGGcgccggtgatgggggaggttgttgatatAGGGGATTTAGAGGGGTGGACTGAGCCggaggggtttgaggggtggaggattcCGAGGTATGTTTACCCTTGGGTCAATGCGACTGTATATAACAGTGAGAATGGCACCGCGCGATCACCTGGCATTGGTGACTTCCCGCCGGAGGctagggatgggggggtgcAAGAGGAGCTACCGGCCGGTGGGAAGGAGGGTGGCAATGAGGGTTTGTATGAGGTTTTGTTTGAGGTGAAGGTGGATGTGAAGAATGCAgggacgagggagggggtggaggttgttcAGTTG TACCTCTCACCCAACAACCCTCTCGCCCcgtctctcctcctccgcggCTTTGAcgacgtcctcctcgcccccaacgccaccaaaaccgtcaccttctccctcacccgtCGTGACATTAGCGAGTGGAACACCGAAGCCCAGAACTGGGAGATTCTCACCGAGTATCAGCAGACCGTCTTTGTCGGGTCGAGCTCGATGGATTTGAGGTTGAACAGGACACTGCCCCTTTGA